In the genome of Hyphobacterium sp. CCMP332, one region contains:
- a CDS encoding thioredoxin family protein: MRQSLFFLFLFSAIAGFSQILEPAKWTTEVSANNVKIGDEIELIFKATIDPDWYLYSSDFDPNLGPQVTEFFFKENNTYKLIGGIRPINPSKKYDDIWEGDYTYFKKKGEFRQTVKILKAKPLIEGEYSYQVCTDIDGKCIPFSEDFLFDQIKVKVISDNVKEEITKKEPLVEDKVADLGEEQLDEMPVSIDTLEDTEALDSTDSELAETDKKLPRTIEEKDIDYKKEAKEDLLLFFFIAFGSGLIALLTPCVFPMIPMTVSFFSHGSKSKSESFSMSMVFGFSIILIYILLGFITSLIFGPEIANFLSTHWIPNVAFFLIFIIFAISFFGAFEITLPSSFVNKIDKQADKGGYIGVFFMAFTLALVSFSCTGPIVGSILVASASGEVMMPLVGMAGFSTAFAIPFTLFAAFPSWLRGLPSSGGWLNSVKVVLGFLEVAFAFKFLSIADQTYHWGILDRDVFLAIWIVTFFFLGLYLLGKIKLPHDNEGQKISVTRLLLSLLTFAFVIYLIPGMFGAPLKGLSGYLPPQNGHDFDLAKIIRQNGGGSGSAGNEMVGNLCDVPKHAELLHLPHGLVGYFDLKQAQECSQQLQKPIFLDFTGHGCVNCREMEANVWSDPRVLQILREKYVILALYVDDKTELPENQWYRSEYDNKMKKTIGKQNADLQIVRFNNNAQPYYCLLDENAELLAQPKAYDLNIQNFIDFLNSGVEIYNNRE, translated from the coding sequence ATGCGCCAAAGCTTGTTTTTCCTTTTTCTGTTTAGTGCCATTGCGGGTTTTTCCCAAATTCTGGAACCTGCCAAATGGACTACCGAAGTAAGTGCAAACAATGTGAAAATTGGCGATGAAATTGAATTAATCTTCAAAGCTACCATCGACCCCGATTGGTATTTGTATTCTTCCGATTTCGATCCGAATCTGGGCCCACAGGTTACAGAGTTTTTTTTCAAGGAAAACAATACTTATAAACTCATTGGGGGGATAAGGCCAATCAATCCTTCAAAAAAATATGATGATATCTGGGAAGGGGATTATACTTATTTTAAGAAAAAGGGCGAGTTCCGGCAAACCGTTAAAATCCTTAAGGCTAAGCCCCTAATTGAGGGTGAATATTCCTACCAGGTATGTACGGATATTGATGGCAAGTGCATTCCCTTTTCAGAGGATTTCTTATTTGATCAGATAAAGGTCAAAGTGATTTCTGATAATGTAAAAGAGGAAATAACTAAAAAAGAACCTCTAGTAGAGGACAAAGTCGCAGATCTTGGAGAAGAGCAGCTCGATGAAATGCCTGTAAGCATTGATACTTTGGAAGATACTGAAGCACTTGACAGTACTGATTCAGAACTTGCCGAAACAGATAAAAAACTTCCGAGAACAATTGAAGAAAAAGACATTGATTACAAAAAGGAGGCTAAAGAAGATTTACTCTTATTCTTTTTTATTGCCTTTGGTTCTGGTTTGATCGCTTTGCTTACACCATGTGTATTTCCAATGATTCCAATGACGGTCTCATTCTTTTCACACGGAAGTAAATCCAAATCCGAGTCTTTCTCAATGAGTATGGTTTTCGGCTTTTCAATCATACTGATCTACATACTTCTGGGATTTATTACCTCGTTAATTTTCGGACCTGAAATAGCAAATTTCTTAAGTACCCACTGGATTCCGAACGTTGCTTTCTTTCTAATTTTCATCATTTTCGCGATTTCTTTTTTTGGTGCATTTGAAATTACCCTTCCGAGTTCATTTGTAAATAAAATTGACAAGCAAGCCGATAAAGGAGGATATATAGGAGTATTTTTTATGGCCTTCACTTTGGCATTGGTATCATTTTCATGTACTGGTCCTATAGTCGGAAGTATTTTGGTAGCTTCTGCTTCAGGCGAAGTAATGATGCCATTGGTGGGAATGGCCGGATTTTCAACGGCATTTGCCATCCCATTTACCTTATTTGCTGCCTTCCCTTCCTGGTTGAGAGGCCTGCCTTCTTCCGGCGGTTGGCTCAATTCAGTGAAAGTGGTGCTTGGATTCCTTGAGGTGGCCTTCGCCTTTAAATTTTTAAGTATTGCTGATCAAACCTATCATTGGGGGATATTAGACCGCGATGTGTTTTTAGCAATATGGATTGTAACCTTTTTCTTTCTCGGTCTTTATTTATTGGGTAAAATCAAATTGCCACACGATAACGAAGGTCAAAAAATTAGTGTTACCCGATTGCTTTTATCCTTATTGACATTCGCCTTTGTAATATATCTGATACCTGGAATGTTTGGTGCGCCCCTAAAAGGACTTTCAGGGTATTTGCCACCGCAAAATGGGCATGATTTTGATTTGGCTAAAATCATCAGACAAAATGGTGGTGGTTCCGGTTCAGCCGGAAATGAGATGGTCGGTAATCTTTGCGACGTACCCAAACATGCCGAACTCCTGCATTTACCACATGGGCTTGTAGGATATTTTGATTTGAAACAAGCACAGGAATGTTCTCAACAATTGCAGAAACCAATTTTTTTGGATTTTACAGGTCATGGCTGTGTGAATTGCAGGGAAATGGAAGCCAATGTCTGGTCCGACCCAAGGGTTCTGCAAATACTTAGAGAGAAGTATGTAATTCTGGCACTCTATGTGGATGACAAAACAGAATTACCTGAAAATCAATGGTACAGATCGGAATACGATAATAAAATGAAAAAGACAATTGGCAAGCAAAACGCCGATTTACAAATCGTGAGATTTAACAATAATGCTCAACCATATTATTGCCTCCTGGATGAAAATGCCGAACTTTTGGCTCAGCCAAAAGCCTATGATTTAAATATTCAGAATTTTATTGATTTTCTAAATTCAGGCGTAGAAATCTATAATAATCGCGAATGA
- a CDS encoding copper-translocating P-type ATPase codes for MSDTIAKEKSKKLKTYHVNGMTCAACAQTIESTAKSIKGINEANVNYAASTLFVDFDADKTSYKEIRKSIRKAGYDIVEDASESKPQITLTKLLIALILSSIIMTISMGWVRIANSELILLLLTIPVLFYAGLNFFTSAFRQALIFKANMDTLIALGSGAAFIFSLTKTLRYYLFEIEIEGYVYFESAAMIVTFILIGKYIEERAKKRTGEAIEKLIELQPRHAVKIENGKEITIGIEEAKPGDILLIKSAERVPLDGMITSGHSYVDESMITGEFIPVEKFNGEKVYAGTINKTGSFKMKVEVAEGQTLLAQIIEMVRVAQGSKAPVQKITDKISSVFVPAVLLISILTLCYWWFINPGGTFQFALTPAISVLIIACPCALGLATPTAVIAGIGKGAKLGVLFKNAESLQTLGEINALITDKTGTITNGEPEVFDFVWENNLSDHSFLKKLLFHVEKRTDHPLAFAVCKHLKSEYDEVFDSKINHFEVVLARGIRCEYENSIFLVGNNRFMQEEDVMISKFISQRARELRDEGKTLIYFAFEGIVAGIISVYDAIRVGADEAIRKLSNLDIDVIMMTGDSQQAAEPLCHQLGIEELYYDVKPHQKQDKVKEIQREGKKVAMAGDGINDAPALSQADVGIALGTGTDIAIQSATVTLVNGDLRKIAQALVLSKATMSAIRSNLFLAFIYNIISIPIAAGLLYFITGIFLNPMIAAAAMALSSISVVLNSLYLYYRKFI; via the coding sequence ATGAGCGATACCATTGCAAAAGAAAAATCCAAAAAACTAAAAACCTACCATGTCAATGGTATGACCTGTGCGGCATGTGCTCAGACGATCGAATCCACAGCAAAAAGCATTAAAGGCATAAATGAAGCCAATGTAAATTATGCCGCTTCAACACTCTTTGTTGATTTTGATGCTGATAAAACCTCCTACAAAGAGATTCGAAAATCAATCCGAAAAGCCGGCTATGATATTGTGGAAGATGCCTCAGAATCCAAACCACAAATTACACTTACCAAACTGCTGATCGCACTAATTCTAAGCAGTATAATAATGACAATCAGCATGGGCTGGGTCCGAATTGCAAATTCTGAACTGATACTACTTCTACTGACTATACCTGTATTATTTTACGCCGGATTGAATTTTTTTACTTCAGCATTTCGTCAGGCCTTAATATTCAAAGCAAACATGGACACCTTAATCGCCTTGGGCTCGGGTGCTGCTTTTATTTTCAGTTTGACAAAAACCCTGCGTTATTATCTTTTTGAAATAGAAATAGAAGGATATGTCTATTTTGAATCAGCCGCTATGATCGTCACCTTCATTTTAATTGGAAAATACATTGAAGAGCGAGCAAAAAAAAGAACCGGCGAGGCCATAGAAAAATTAATCGAACTTCAACCCCGGCATGCAGTTAAAATCGAAAATGGAAAAGAAATTACGATAGGTATAGAAGAAGCAAAGCCCGGAGATATACTTTTAATTAAAAGCGCCGAAAGAGTACCTCTCGATGGCATGATCACAAGCGGGCATAGTTATGTCGATGAATCCATGATTACCGGAGAGTTTATTCCTGTAGAAAAGTTTAATGGTGAGAAAGTATATGCGGGTACAATCAACAAGACCGGTTCATTTAAGATGAAGGTAGAAGTTGCAGAGGGTCAAACCCTTTTGGCTCAAATCATCGAAATGGTAAGAGTTGCTCAGGGCAGCAAGGCACCGGTTCAAAAAATCACAGATAAAATTTCTTCTGTATTCGTTCCTGCCGTATTACTGATTTCAATTCTCACACTTTGCTATTGGTGGTTCATTAACCCTGGTGGAACATTTCAGTTTGCTTTGACACCTGCTATTTCAGTATTGATAATTGCCTGTCCATGTGCGCTTGGTTTGGCGACTCCTACCGCTGTAATTGCCGGCATTGGAAAAGGTGCCAAATTGGGTGTCTTGTTTAAAAATGCAGAAAGCCTTCAAACTCTGGGTGAAATAAATGCCCTCATTACGGATAAAACAGGGACCATAACCAATGGTGAACCCGAAGTATTTGACTTTGTCTGGGAAAACAATTTATCCGATCACAGTTTTTTAAAAAAATTGCTTTTTCATGTTGAAAAAAGGACTGATCATCCTCTGGCTTTTGCCGTATGCAAGCATTTGAAATCTGAATATGACGAAGTATTTGATTCCAAAATAAATCATTTTGAAGTAGTGCTGGCCAGAGGGATTCGATGTGAATACGAAAACAGCATTTTTTTAGTTGGCAATAATCGGTTTATGCAGGAAGAGGATGTTATGATAAGCAAATTCATTTCTCAAAGGGCAAGAGAACTTAGAGATGAAGGTAAAACATTGATATATTTTGCTTTTGAAGGCATTGTTGCGGGAATTATTTCAGTATATGACGCCATTCGCGTTGGAGCAGATGAAGCCATTAGAAAATTATCCAATCTCGATATCGATGTAATAATGATGACCGGAGATTCACAGCAGGCCGCGGAACCACTTTGTCACCAGCTTGGAATTGAAGAACTGTATTACGATGTAAAACCGCATCAGAAGCAAGATAAAGTAAAAGAAATCCAAAGAGAAGGAAAGAAAGTAGCAATGGCCGGTGATGGAATCAATGATGCACCGGCTCTCTCTCAGGCAGATGTTGGAATCGCTTTGGGTACGGGCACGGACATCGCCATTCAAAGTGCCACGGTGACACTGGTCAATGGGGATTTGCGAAAAATTGCTCAAGCCCTTGTCTTGTCCAAGGCTACAATGTCAGCCATCCGCAGCAATCTATTTCTGGCATTTATTTATAACATTATAAGCATCCCTATTGCAGCAGGCCTATTATATTTTATCACCGGTATTTTCTTAAATCCAATGATTGCGGCAGCGGCAATGGCATTGAGTTCCATATCTGTTGTACTCAACAGCCTCTACCTTTATTATCGAAAATTTATTTAG
- a CDS encoding S9 family peptidase produces the protein MKHILTTILLLLSMSGYAQTVLENTSFYGPFSFFKPYAGEEKSPENKSFELSSFLDNISIDEEAYNFNAFPKYKFSGYKAKFEKEKGLLIQNPDSQNYHVFVQNVYLENPDFSKLKLKVNSNAIFRISENGQSLLENLNLPDSSVSKEVDKEMLKGFHPLTIKLMSAAEQSEIQFKLTVEKDSALSEVVFHPETIKPSIDLYSLANMTGVSSASINPEGTKAAITISKKSSPKGKSESWLEFWDLKAKKIIRSYRGLSEMTSIDWVPGKEAISYVRSNDKKKSIWIHPLNAEPYIILGEIENISSYQWSDNGEFIIYTIRQIPDKKDKKTNLLDGMASRLPGYDNYSYLHKLDINSGKITQLTYGGNSTTLNDISPDGSKIIFTTGDEDYLQLPYSYSTYWEMDLNNGDTDSLFTLYWGGGCEYFPDGKKLLISGGPSLFEGIGENVREGQKPNGYDGQAYVFDLESKEVLAVSKEFDPSINSMDISSNGEEVFLICTDKDYRTLYKYTLEEKSYEKLMDAPDLIRSLDLNRDTKKGLIIASNAQGDNAVYLFDPRKMKLETLHDPSYSILKDKKFGEIKSWTFENENGDVIDGRFYLPPDFDSTKSYPLIVYYYGGTTPVSRTFGGRYPYNWYAAQGYVVYILQPRGSIGYGQSFSAEHVNNWGKTTAKDIIMGTKKFTKSHPFIDTSAIGCIGASYGGFMTMYLTTQTNIFSAAVSHAGISALSSYWGEGFWGYAYSAVASEAAFPWNRKDIYVDQSPLFQADKVNTPILLTHGTSDTNVPPGESYQFYTALKILGKEVEMLEVPGQNHWVVDYEQYIEWKYSIIGWFDKHLKKKDDWWNNLYK, from the coding sequence ATGAAACATATCCTGACTACAATTTTATTGCTTCTCTCAATGAGTGGCTACGCTCAAACAGTGCTGGAGAATACATCATTTTACGGGCCATTTTCTTTCTTCAAACCATATGCCGGCGAAGAAAAAAGTCCTGAAAACAAAAGCTTTGAGCTGAGTAGTTTTTTGGATAATATCTCTATAGATGAAGAGGCTTATAATTTTAATGCCTTCCCTAAATATAAGTTCTCAGGCTATAAAGCAAAATTTGAAAAAGAAAAAGGATTGCTCATCCAAAACCCGGACAGTCAAAATTATCATGTCTTTGTTCAAAATGTATATCTGGAAAACCCTGATTTCTCCAAACTGAAACTAAAGGTAAATTCCAATGCGATCTTTCGAATTTCTGAAAATGGCCAAAGCCTTTTGGAAAATCTCAATCTCCCCGATAGTTCAGTTTCAAAAGAAGTCGACAAAGAAATGCTCAAAGGATTTCATCCTTTAACTATTAAATTAATGAGTGCGGCTGAGCAAAGCGAAATTCAGTTTAAACTAACGGTTGAAAAGGACAGTGCTTTAAGCGAAGTTGTATTTCATCCCGAAACAATAAAACCCAGTATCGATCTTTACTCTTTAGCAAATATGACAGGGGTCTCCTCAGCCAGTATTAATCCAGAAGGAACCAAAGCGGCCATTACAATTTCAAAAAAATCCTCACCAAAAGGCAAATCTGAATCCTGGCTCGAGTTTTGGGATTTAAAGGCAAAAAAAATTATCCGTTCTTATAGGGGTTTGTCCGAAATGACCAGTATTGATTGGGTGCCAGGCAAGGAGGCTATTTCCTATGTGCGTTCCAATGACAAAAAGAAATCCATATGGATTCATCCTTTAAATGCCGAGCCCTATATTATTTTGGGGGAAATTGAAAATATTTCTTCCTATCAATGGTCAGACAATGGAGAATTTATCATTTATACCATTAGACAAATACCCGATAAAAAAGATAAAAAAACCAATCTTCTTGATGGAATGGCATCGCGCCTTCCGGGTTATGACAATTATTCCTACCTGCACAAACTCGATATAAACTCAGGAAAAATCACTCAGCTAACTTATGGGGGGAACAGCACTACATTAAACGACATATCCCCGGATGGTTCAAAAATTATTTTCACTACCGGTGATGAAGATTATTTGCAATTGCCCTATTCCTATTCAACCTATTGGGAAATGGATTTAAACAACGGCGATACGGATTCCTTATTCACTTTATACTGGGGCGGCGGCTGTGAATATTTTCCCGATGGAAAAAAATTATTGATCAGTGGCGGGCCATCACTTTTTGAAGGAATAGGTGAAAACGTTCGAGAAGGTCAAAAGCCCAATGGCTATGACGGACAGGCCTATGTATTTGATTTGGAAAGTAAAGAAGTGCTTGCCGTCAGTAAAGAATTTGATCCATCGATCAATTCAATGGATATATCCAGCAATGGTGAAGAGGTATTTCTGATCTGCACCGATAAAGACTATAGAACGCTTTACAAATATACCCTGGAAGAAAAGAGCTATGAAAAATTAATGGATGCTCCCGATTTAATCCGTTCCCTTGATCTAAACCGCGATACTAAAAAAGGTCTGATCATAGCTTCCAATGCACAGGGGGACAATGCTGTGTACCTGTTTGACCCAAGAAAAATGAAGCTTGAGACGCTCCATGATCCATCGTACTCAATCCTGAAAGACAAGAAGTTTGGGGAAATCAAATCCTGGACATTTGAAAATGAAAACGGCGATGTTATAGACGGGCGCTTTTATTTGCCACCAGATTTTGATTCTACAAAGAGCTATCCCCTGATCGTCTATTATTATGGTGGAACTACACCAGTTAGCCGCACATTTGGCGGTAGATATCCCTACAACTGGTATGCAGCTCAGGGTTATGTAGTTTATATTTTACAACCACGAGGCAGCATCGGTTACGGGCAGTCTTTTTCTGCTGAGCATGTTAACAATTGGGGGAAAACCACGGCCAAGGATATCATCATGGGTACGAAAAAGTTTACAAAATCACATCCATTCATAGATACTTCGGCAATTGGTTGTATTGGCGCCTCCTATGGTGGTTTTATGACTATGTATCTTACAACTCAAACCAACATATTTTCTGCCGCAGTTTCCCATGCGGGGATATCGGCGCTCTCGAGTTATTGGGGAGAAGGCTTTTGGGGCTATGCTTATTCTGCTGTGGCTTCCGAGGCAGCTTTCCCCTGGAATCGCAAAGATATTTACGTCGATCAAAGTCCTCTTTTTCAAGCGGACAAAGTAAATACACCAATATTATTAACCCACGGAACCTCTGATACAAATGTACCGCCGGGAGAAAGCTATCAATTCTATACGGCCCTCAAGATTTTGGGAAAAGAAGTGGAAATGCTTGAAGTGCCTGGCCAAAATCACTGGGTGGTGGATTATGAACAATACATTGAATGGAAATATTCTATAATCGGCTGGTTTGATAAACACCTCAAGAAGAAAGACGATTGGTGGAATAACCTTTATAAGTAA
- the yjjX gene encoding inosine/xanthosine triphosphatase — MGGITFISNAVVKILVGSKNPVKINSVKQAFSKAFSTVAFEVEGVNSESGVPDQPVGDSETFHGAVNRAEYIFKKHPNADYWVGIEGGIEIDEEEDMEAFAWVYIKSLNLKGKAKTANFYIPKEVSKLVREGHELGHADDMIFGKSNSKQSLGSVGILTNGLLNRTDYYEQAVLLALIPFLNPNLNF, encoded by the coding sequence ATTGGTGGAATAACCTTTATAAGTAATGCTGTTGTGAAAATTCTTGTAGGTTCAAAAAACCCGGTAAAAATCAATTCTGTAAAACAGGCTTTTTCCAAGGCTTTCTCAACTGTTGCATTCGAAGTGGAAGGGGTTAACTCAGAATCAGGAGTTCCCGATCAACCTGTTGGTGATTCGGAAACTTTCCATGGAGCTGTAAATCGCGCAGAGTATATTTTTAAAAAACATCCAAATGCAGATTACTGGGTTGGAATTGAAGGCGGCATTGAAATCGATGAAGAAGAGGATATGGAAGCTTTTGCCTGGGTTTATATAAAGTCCCTGAATTTAAAGGGCAAGGCTAAAACAGCCAATTTTTATATTCCCAAAGAAGTTTCAAAACTTGTGAGAGAAGGCCATGAACTGGGACATGCCGATGATATGATTTTTGGAAAATCAAATTCAAAACAAAGCTTGGGTTCTGTAGGCATCCTTACCAATGGACTTTTAAACAGAACTGATTATTATGAGCAGGCTGTACTTCTTGCCTTAATCCCCTTTTTAAACCCCAATCTTAATTTTTAA
- a CDS encoding YceI family protein has translation METITKTIWNIDPTHSEVQFKVKHLVISTVTGTFNKFEGKLESENEDFDGAKASFTLDVNSIDTNVDDRDAHLKSDDFFAAEKYPNISFEGILAKVSGNAYKLTGPLTIRETTKEVELSVELGGTMVDGYGQNKAGFEVAGVINRKEFGLTWSMVTEAGGVVVGDDVKLQLNVQVVQS, from the coding sequence ATGGAAACAATTACAAAAACAATCTGGAATATTGATCCTACGCACTCTGAAGTGCAGTTCAAAGTAAAACATCTTGTAATTTCAACAGTTACAGGGACTTTCAACAAATTTGAAGGTAAATTAGAATCTGAAAATGAAGATTTTGACGGCGCTAAAGCCTCATTTACTCTTGATGTAAATAGTATTGACACAAATGTGGATGACAGAGATGCGCATTTGAAGAGCGATGATTTCTTTGCTGCTGAGAAATATCCCAATATAAGTTTTGAAGGTATATTGGCTAAGGTATCAGGCAATGCATACAAATTGACTGGTCCTTTAACAATTAGAGAAACAACCAAAGAAGTGGAATTGAGTGTAGAGTTGGGCGGAACAATGGTTGATGGCTATGGTCAGAATAAAGCCGGTTTTGAAGTCGCTGGTGTAATTAATAGAAAGGAATTCGGATTAACCTGGAGCATGGTGACAGAAGCAGGAGGTGTTGTCGTAGGTGATGATGTTAAATTGCAGTTAAATGTGCAGGTAGTACAATCTTAA
- the recG gene encoding ATP-dependent DNA helicase RecG, which yields MGVNFGTEIKFLKGIGPKRAELFQKELELFTFGDLITHYPYRYEDRTRVYKISELQGNEEIIQLRGHLRNFKTAGHGRKTRLIADFNDKSGNIELVWFKGVNWVLNKFKVGQEVILFGKPTLYGNKLNIAHPEMELAKNYNSGKGQKLTSLYSSTEKLRRNYLDSRAIENIIEQNLEQIELNIEILPETLIKKFKLIPRRKALIAIHKPQSFKEAEEARRRLKFEELFLIQLRILFQKSENKEIFPGQVFKKLDKLNTFYRDHLPFQLTNSQKKVIKEIRSDLISGYQMNRLLQGDVGSGKTMVAFLCSLMARDNKAQTCIMAPTEILAEQHYNGLSDYSRYLGIRIAKLSGSTKSASRKEILKNLEEGNIDIIIGTHALIEDRVKFKNLGLCVIDEQHRFGVAQRAKLWQKNESHFPHILVMTATPIPRTLAMTLYGDLDISVIDELPPGRKEIKTVHRTDAHRLSVFKFLKDEISKGRQVYIVYPLIEESKKFDYKDLMDGFESISRAFPKYPLSILHGRMKAADKDYEMQRFVKNETKILVSTTVIEVGVNVPNASVMVIENSEKFGLSQLHQLRGRVGRGAEQSFCILMTGNKVSKDARVRLETMVRTQNGFEIADVDLKLRGPGDLAGTQQSGVLNLKIADLAQDSGILIAARDSVKAILEKDPGLNSSAHRRLKSLIQRKNSNDLDWKLIS from the coding sequence ATGGGAGTGAATTTTGGCACGGAAATAAAATTTTTAAAGGGGATTGGACCCAAAAGGGCAGAATTGTTTCAAAAAGAGCTTGAATTATTCACTTTCGGCGATTTAATAACACATTACCCCTATAGATACGAGGATAGAACCCGTGTTTATAAGATTTCTGAATTACAGGGAAATGAGGAAATAATTCAATTAAGAGGACATTTAAGAAATTTTAAAACAGCAGGTCACGGAAGAAAAACACGTTTGATCGCTGATTTTAATGACAAAAGTGGAAACATCGAATTGGTGTGGTTTAAGGGCGTAAACTGGGTGTTAAATAAATTTAAGGTTGGTCAGGAAGTTATCTTATTTGGCAAACCAACCCTTTATGGTAATAAATTAAATATCGCACACCCGGAAATGGAATTGGCAAAAAATTATAATTCCGGAAAAGGCCAAAAACTAACGTCCCTGTATTCAAGTACAGAAAAATTGCGAAGAAATTACCTCGACAGCCGTGCCATTGAGAACATAATTGAACAAAATCTTGAGCAAATTGAATTGAATATTGAAATTCTTCCTGAGACTTTAATAAAAAAGTTTAAACTGATCCCGAGAAGAAAAGCGCTCATCGCCATTCACAAACCGCAAAGTTTTAAGGAAGCAGAAGAGGCCAGAAGACGATTAAAATTTGAAGAATTATTTCTCATTCAATTGAGAATACTTTTTCAGAAATCTGAAAACAAAGAAATTTTCCCAGGTCAGGTTTTCAAAAAACTGGACAAGCTCAATACATTTTATCGAGACCATCTTCCTTTTCAGCTGACAAATTCACAGAAAAAGGTGATAAAAGAAATCAGAAGCGATTTAATTTCAGGTTATCAGATGAACAGGTTATTACAGGGAGATGTGGGAAGTGGAAAAACAATGGTTGCCTTCTTATGCTCGTTAATGGCCCGCGATAATAAAGCACAAACCTGTATTATGGCCCCTACGGAAATACTGGCAGAGCAACACTATAACGGATTATCAGATTACAGTAGGTATTTGGGAATCAGAATTGCAAAACTCAGCGGATCTACTAAAAGCGCTTCTAGAAAAGAAATCTTAAAAAATCTCGAAGAGGGAAATATTGACATTATCATAGGTACACATGCCCTTATTGAAGACCGCGTGAAATTTAAAAATTTAGGTTTATGTGTCATTGATGAACAACATCGATTTGGAGTGGCACAAAGGGCCAAACTTTGGCAAAAAAATGAAAGTCATTTCCCACATATTCTTGTCATGACGGCCACCCCCATACCGAGAACTTTGGCCATGACCTTGTACGGCGATCTCGATATTTCAGTCATTGATGAATTGCCACCCGGGCGAAAAGAAATAAAAACAGTGCATCGCACAGATGCACATCGATTAAGCGTTTTTAAATTTTTAAAAGATGAAATATCAAAAGGGAGGCAGGTATATATTGTCTACCCGCTTATTGAAGAATCAAAGAAATTTGATTATAAAGACCTTATGGATGGTTTTGAGAGCATCAGCAGGGCTTTTCCTAAATATCCTTTAAGCATTCTTCACGGGAGAATGAAAGCGGCCGATAAGGATTATGAAATGCAGAGGTTTGTGAAAAATGAAACCAAAATTCTGGTATCGACAACCGTAATTGAAGTGGGAGTCAATGTTCCCAATGCTTCGGTGATGGTGATAGAAAATTCGGAAAAATTCGGACTGTCTCAATTGCATCAGTTACGCGGAAGGGTTGGGAGAGGGGCGGAGCAGTCCTTCTGTATTTTGATGACGGGTAATAAAGTGAGCAAAGATGCCAGGGTAAGGTTAGAGACCATGGTAAGAACTCAAAATGGGTTTGAAATAGCCGATGTAGATTTAAAATTACGAGGTCCAGGAGATTTGGCCGGAACACAGCAAAGCGGTGTTTTAAATCTTAAAATAGCTGATTTGGCTCAGGATTCGGGAATATTAATTGCTGCACGCGATTCGGTCAAAGCGATATTGGAAAAAGACCCGGGTTTAAATTCCTCTGCGCATAGACGTTTGAAATCATTAATACAAAGAAAAAACAGCAATGATCTGGACTGGAAGTTGATAAGTTAA